A single window of Nicotiana sylvestris chromosome 5, ASM39365v2, whole genome shotgun sequence DNA harbors:
- the LOC104225969 gene encoding low affinity sulfate transporter 3-like, whose protein sequence is MAVSREGETESSHLAQTVEETTRPTFAESQKNTFDQFSQTLQTQRRNWVLNVPEPPGLFSKLKTIFSPLENKLHCIGKQPLPALISILKTIFPPLSWCKQYNVTKFKSDILAGLTLASLCIPQSIGYATLAKLDPQYGLYTSVIPPLIYSIMGSSRDIAIGPVAVVSLLLSSMIQKFEDPAVNPAAYTKLVLTVTFFAGTFQAAFGLLRLGFLVDFLSHAAIVGFMAGAACVIGLQQLKSLLGLSKFTNNTDIISVLTSISKSMHTWNPFSFMIGSSFFIFILFTKYYLARKHKKLFLLSAMAPLLSVILSTLIVFLTRADKHGVKIVKHITGGLNPTSIHDLQFNSPHTAEAAKIGLIVALIALTEAIAVGRSFATMKGYRLDGNKEMLAMGVMNITGSLTSCYVATGSFSRTAVNFSAGCETAVSNIVMAVTVLISLEFFTRLLYFTPIAILASVILAALPGLINLSEAKYIWKVDKMDFLTCTAAFFGVVFVSVEIGLLLAVGISFAKVILNSIQPGTEKLGRLPGSDLFGDVNQYPMAMKIPGILIVRVKSALLCFANADFIRAKILDLALEEQNEDAIESAEDRVQLVILDMSNLLNIDTTSIASLEELHSELESNGMKLALANPRWHVIHKLRLAKFVKKIEGRVFLTIGEAIEACFTSKNMHASSLTVV, encoded by the exons ATGGCTGTATCAAGAGAAGGTGAGACAGAGTCTTCACACTTGGCCCAAACAGTTGAAGAAACAACTCGTCCAACTTTTGCTGAGAGTCAGAAAAATACATTTGATCAGTTCTCCCAAACACTTCAAACACAAAGGCGTAATTGGGTACTAAATGTGCCGGAACCACCAGGTCTGTTTTCCAAGCTGAAAACAATATTCTCTCCTCTTGAAAACAAGCTTCACTGCATTGGAAAGCAGCCCCTTCCTGCACTCATTTCGATTCTCAAGACCATATTTCCTCCACTTTCTTGGTGTAAACAATACAATGTAACAAAATTCAAAAGTGATATCTTGGCTGGTTTAACTCTTGCAAGCCTTTGCATCCCTCAG AGCATTGGCTACGCGACTCTTGCTAAACTTGATCCTCAATATGGCCTGT ACACAAGTGTTATCCCACCGCTAATTTACTCTATAATGGGGAGTTCAAGAGATATAGCAATTGGACCAGTTGCTGTTGTTTCACTACTCTTGTCCTCGATGATTCAGAAATTTGAAGATCCTGCTGTTAATCCAGCTGCATACACAAAGCTCGTGCTTACTGTAACCTTCTTCGCGGGTACTTTTCAAGCTGCCTTTGGACTACTTAG GTTGGGATTTCTAGTTGATTTTCTGTCACATGCTGCTATTGTTGGTTTCATGGCTGGTGCTGCCTGTGTGATTGGTCTACAACAACTCAAATCATTGCTTGGGCTTTCAAAGTTTACAAACAATACTGATATCATCTCTGTCTTAACTTCTATCAGCAAATCAATGCATACT TGGAACCCTTTTAGCTTTATGATTGGGAGTTCATTCTTCATCTTCATCCTTTTTACCAAGTACTATCTG GCAAGAAAGCACAAGAAACTCTTCTTGTTATCTGCAATGGCGCCATTACTGTCTGTAATTCTGTCAACACTAATTGTTTTCTTGACAAGAGCTGATAAACATGGTGTTAAGATAGTGAAGCACATCACTGGAGGTTTGAACCCGACTTCCATCCATGACTTGCAGTTCAATAGTCCTCATACTGCCGAAGCTGCCAAAATTGGGCTCATCGTTGCACTTATCGCTCTCACA GAAGCCATTGCTGTAGGCCGATCCTTTGCTACAATGAAAGGATACCGACTTGATGGAAACAAGGAAATGCTGGCCATGGGTGTTATGAATATTACTGGATCTTTAACTTCTTGTTATGTTGCAACTG GTTCATTCTCAAGAACTGCAGTCAACTTCAGTGCTGGTTGTGAAACTGCAGTGTCCAACATAGTGATGGCTGTAACAGTGCTAATATCACTAGAATTTTTCACAAGGCTATTGTATTTCACTCCAATAGCCATTCTTGCTTCCGTTATACTTGCTGCTTTACCTGGACTCATCAACCTAAGTGAAGCTAAATACATTTGGAAAGTTGATAAGATGGACTTCCTTACTTGCACTGCTGCATTTTTTGGTGTCGTTTTTGTGTCTGTGGAAATTGGCCTGCTCCTCGCG GTTGGTATATCATTTGCAAAGGTCATTCTAAACTCAATCCAGCCGGGGACAGAAAAATTAGGAAGGCTTCCGGGAAGTGATTTGTTCGGAGATGTGAACCAATATCCCATGGCAATGAAGATACCTGGAATTCTCATTGTCAGAGTCAAGTCTGCTTTGCTTTGTTTTGCTAATGCCGACTTCATTAGAGCTAA GATTTTGGACTTGGCACTGGAAGAACAAAATGAGGATGCCATAGAAAGTGCCGAAGATAGAGTGCAACTAGTTATTCTTGACATGTCAA ATTTGCTCAACATTGACACAACCAGTATAGCTTCTCTAGAGGAACTGCACAGTGAGCTGGAATCAAATGGAATGAAG TTGGCACTAGCGAACCCAAGGTGGCATGTGATCCACAAATTGAGGTTAGCCAAATTTGTGAAGAAAATTGAAGGGAGGGTCTTTTTGACCATTGGAGAAGCCATTGAAGCATGTTTTACTAGCAAGAACATGCATGCTTCATCTTTGACTGTGGTTTAA
- the LOC104225970 gene encoding protein NEN4: MHSSFIYITKKPSFNFHHFIKQQAILQLKYQKTMAIPTISSNKRAPEIVFFDLETNVPSKAGQKFWVLEFGAMVICSRKLVEIESYCTLIRPGDLSVVALKPGRSDGISRKAVANAPSFEQVAEKIFSILDGRIWAGHNIQRFDCVRIKAAFAEVGRPAPVPAGIIDSLGVLSEKFGKRAGNMKMASLATYFGLGEQKHRSLDDVRMNLEVLKHCATVLFLESSLPDLSNKNWQGTSNITTRSRSQVQNLSSFSIDRWQNPSSITTRSSSSRGKLPCREETSRKSPPSTTLGYQRAVPYARQSLGKMTAGVRNFLCKAQNKPLNNLLKHSQTLFR, translated from the exons ATGCATTCTTCTTTCATATATATAACAAAGAAACCATCATTTAATTTCCATCACTTCATCAAACAACAAGCTATCTTACAACTTAAATATCAAAAAACAATGGCAATTCCTACCATTTCAAGCAACAAAAGGGCACCAGAGATTGTGTTTTTCGACTTGGAAACGAACGTTCCATCAAAAGCAGGACAGAAATTCTGGGTGTTAGAGTTTGGTGCAATGGTAATTTGTTCGCGAAAGCTTGTGGAGATAGAGAGCTACTGCACCCTTATTAGGCCAGGGGACTTGTCTGTTGTGGCATTAAAGCCAGGGAGAAGCGATGGAATTTCGCGAAAAGCAGTTGCTAATGCACCTTCATTTGAACAAGTTGCAGAAAAGATATTCAGCATATTGGATGGTAGGATTTGGGCAGGTCATAACATACAGAGATTTGATTGTGTTCGTATTAAGGCAGCTTTCGCTGAAGTTGGTCGCCCTGCCCCTGTTCCTGCTGGAATTATCGATTCTTTAGGTGTTTTGTCTGAGAAATTTGGCAAAAGAGCTGGAAATATGAAG ATGGCATCATTGGCAACTTACTTTGGTCTTGGGGAGCAAAAGCACAG GAGCTTAGACGATGTTCGGATGAATTTGGAAGTCCTAAAACATTGTGCAACAGTTCTATTTCTT GAATCAAGTCTACCAGATTTGTCCAATAAGAATTGGCAAGGCACATCCAACATTACTACGAGAAGTAGAAGCCAAGTG CAAAATCTTTCAAGTTTTTCGATTGATAGGTGGCAAAATCCTTCCTCAATTACAACTAGGAGTAGTAGTAGCAGAGGGAAATTACCCTGCAGAGAAGAAACAAGCCGGAAATCGCCTCCATCGACAACTCTTGGATATCAAAGAGCTGTTCCTTATGCAAGGCAAAGCTTGGGAAAG ATGACTGCAGGTGTGAGGAATTTCTTATGTAAAGCTCAAAACAAACCTCTAAACAATTTATTAAAGCATTCACAGACACTTTTCCGATGA